In Synechocystis sp. PCC 6714, the following are encoded in one genomic region:
- the rlmD gene encoding 23S rRNA (uracil(1939)-C(5))-methyltransferase RlmD produces MTQDNNFATSLLWQQGAIVELTITGLNHGGEGIGRFDGRVVFVPDTAPGDRLEVRLMRVKKNYAIAQLLKILEPSPQRTRPACIVADKCGGCQWQHLDYQFQIENKQQQIIDALERIGGFTALPLEPLLKSPVSLGYRNKATYPLARSKTGQVQAGYYRKGSHRLVNINQCPVQDDRLNLLLTEVKKDIENRGWSIYDEDKKQGKLRHLSLRIGQRTGEMLLTLISAHKGLPNLEEQAGEWLERYPDLGGICLNIQPEPNNRIFGEETIVIAGRGICREKFADLSFSLGANTFFQVNSGAAELLLTRLQQALSLQGTEFLVDAYAGVGTFALPLARQVRQAIAIEVNQDSVHQGQRNAEINQITNVDFLAGTVETLLPTLSEVPDILLLDPPRRGCTPEVLREIVRQRPAKIAYISCQPPTLARDLKFLCAEGSYQLTWAQGCDFFPQTAHVECAVILQAVNG; encoded by the coding sequence ATGACCCAGGATAATAATTTCGCCACCAGTCTTCTTTGGCAACAGGGGGCCATAGTGGAACTGACCATTACCGGCCTTAATCACGGGGGAGAAGGCATTGGCCGTTTTGATGGACGGGTGGTGTTTGTGCCCGACACTGCCCCCGGCGATCGCCTGGAAGTCAGACTAATGCGGGTGAAAAAAAATTATGCCATTGCCCAATTGCTCAAAATTTTAGAGCCCTCCCCCCAGCGCACCCGGCCTGCTTGCATCGTGGCGGATAAATGCGGCGGTTGTCAGTGGCAACATCTGGATTATCAATTCCAAATAGAAAATAAACAGCAACAAATTATTGATGCCCTGGAACGCATCGGTGGTTTCACCGCATTACCCTTGGAACCTTTGTTAAAGTCCCCCGTTAGCTTGGGTTACCGCAACAAAGCCACCTATCCCCTGGCCCGCTCTAAAACAGGACAGGTGCAGGCCGGCTATTACCGCAAAGGTAGCCATCGCCTAGTCAATATCAACCAATGTCCTGTCCAAGATGATCGCCTAAATTTATTGCTGACAGAGGTGAAGAAAGATATTGAAAATCGGGGTTGGTCCATCTATGACGAAGATAAAAAACAGGGCAAATTACGCCATCTAAGCCTACGCATTGGCCAACGCACCGGGGAAATGTTGCTGACCCTGATTTCGGCCCATAAGGGTTTACCAAATTTGGAGGAACAGGCCGGGGAATGGTTGGAGCGCTATCCCGATTTGGGCGGTATTTGTTTAAATATTCAACCGGAACCCAACAACCGCATTTTTGGCGAGGAGACCATCGTCATTGCAGGGCGGGGCATTTGTCGGGAAAAGTTTGCTGATTTGAGCTTTAGCCTGGGGGCGAATACATTTTTCCAAGTCAATAGTGGGGCGGCGGAGTTACTATTAACCCGGCTACAGCAAGCATTAAGTCTACAAGGTACTGAATTCCTGGTGGATGCCTATGCCGGTGTGGGCACTTTCGCCTTACCCCTAGCCCGCCAGGTTCGTCAGGCGATCGCCATTGAAGTCAATCAAGATTCGGTGCACCAAGGACAACGCAACGCCGAGATCAATCAGATTACCAACGTGGACTTTTTAGCCGGTACCGTAGAAACCCTTTTACCCACCCTGTCAGAGGTTCCCGATATTCTGCTCCTCGACCCCCCCCGCAGAGGTTGTACTCCAGAAGTACTAAGGGAAATTGTTCGACAGCGCCCAGCAAAAATTGCCTACATCAGTTGTCAGCCCCCCACCCTCGCCCGGGACTTAAAATTTCTCTGTGCTGAGGGTTCCTACCAACTAACCTGGGCCCAGGGTTGCGACTTTTTCCCCCAAACTGCCCATGTGGAGTGCGCTGTTATTCTCCAGGCAGTCAATGGTTAA
- a CDS encoding PAS domain S-box protein — protein MVITAFTLGDLFQVNGYLPHGHCYLWQTPLVWLHVTSDLLTAIAYYSIPLTLLYFLRKRQDIPFPNIIFLFSAFILCCGTSHFFDIITLWYPIYWISGAIKASMAIISIITVFELIRIIPNALNLKSPTELAALNLALNQEIKERQTAEVALQELNNNLEKRVEARTNQLAKINQQLEREIQDKTQAKEALEKNKDQLAQLAAIVESSQDAIISKTLDGVITSWNESAERLFGYKAEEMIGANITQIIPKDLRLEEDLICECIRQGQRLNTYETQRQRKDGSKLDVALTISPIRDENGNVVGASKIARDITTRLEVEKALRESQYFIEKLANYSPQILYILDPIAWKNLYVNHQSLEILGYTPEEFKNGGTELLLNILHPDDLPNLYSNKNFWQTAQEGQVLTTEYRMRRKDGGWRWLRSREVVFARDDYGQVTKVLGTAQDISDSKEQEQRLYEQGRRELLLREITQRIRQSLDLPTIFETVVQEIRQFLEADRVVIFQFSPDSDFSIGNIVAESVLAPFKPILNSTIEENCFSNNYAQKYQQGRIQVIEDIHQSHLKQCHIDFLAKLQVRANLVLPLINDAILWGLLCIHQCDGSRVWEQAEIDLLKQITNQFEIAIQQATLYEQAQQELASKNQLFVQLTNELEQKKVLLKEIHHRVKNNLQIMSSLLYLQFSKASPAIQQLSDEYQNRIQSMALIHEQLYRSEDLANIDFSQYLQNLTRNICQSYGFSRDNINIKLLVDQVKVPLEQSIPLGLIIQELVSNALKHAFPTAEGEISIKFASMNGRYSLQVRDNGVGIPRGIDLENTDSLGMQLIYSLTEQLQGELHYEYAGGAQFGLEFSL, from the coding sequence ATGGTCATCACAGCATTTACCCTGGGGGATTTGTTTCAAGTCAATGGCTACCTACCCCACGGCCATTGTTACCTTTGGCAAACTCCCCTAGTTTGGCTCCACGTCACCTCTGATTTGCTGACGGCGATCGCCTACTATTCCATTCCCCTGACTTTGCTCTACTTTTTAAGGAAGCGGCAGGATATCCCTTTTCCTAATATTATCTTCCTTTTTAGTGCCTTTATTTTATGCTGCGGCACCAGTCATTTTTTCGACATTATTACTCTTTGGTATCCCATCTACTGGATATCTGGTGCCATTAAAGCTTCCATGGCGATCATTTCCATTATTACAGTATTTGAGTTAATTCGCATTATTCCCAACGCTCTTAATTTGAAATCTCCGACCGAATTGGCCGCCCTTAATCTCGCCCTTAACCAAGAAATTAAAGAACGGCAAACTGCGGAAGTAGCCCTCCAGGAACTGAACAACAACCTGGAAAAAAGAGTTGAGGCCAGAACTAACCAATTAGCAAAAATAAACCAGCAGCTAGAGCGAGAAATTCAAGACAAAACCCAAGCTAAGGAAGCTCTAGAAAAAAATAAAGACCAACTAGCACAATTAGCTGCCATTGTTGAATCTTCCCAGGATGCGATTATTAGTAAAACCCTTGATGGTGTAATTACCAGTTGGAATGAATCCGCTGAAAGATTGTTTGGCTATAAAGCAGAGGAAATGATTGGTGCCAACATCACCCAAATTATTCCCAAAGATTTAAGGTTGGAAGAAGATTTAATTTGTGAATGTATTCGTCAAGGCCAAAGACTGAATACCTATGAAACCCAAAGACAGCGTAAAGATGGCAGTAAACTTGATGTTGCTCTCACCATTTCCCCCATTCGAGATGAAAATGGCAATGTGGTGGGCGCTTCTAAAATTGCGCGGGATATTACCACCAGACTAGAGGTGGAAAAAGCTCTGCGGGAAAGCCAATATTTCATTGAAAAATTAGCCAATTATTCTCCTCAAATTCTCTATATTTTAGATCCCATTGCCTGGAAAAATCTTTACGTCAATCACCAATCCCTAGAAATCCTAGGTTACACCCCCGAAGAATTCAAAAATGGTGGCACCGAACTACTATTAAATATTCTCCATCCTGATGATTTGCCCAATCTCTATAGCAATAAGAATTTTTGGCAAACTGCCCAAGAAGGACAAGTTTTAACCACTGAGTATCGTATGCGCCGCAAAGATGGTGGTTGGCGCTGGCTACGTTCCCGGGAAGTGGTTTTTGCTAGGGATGATTACGGGCAAGTTACTAAGGTTTTGGGCACGGCCCAGGACATTAGTGATAGCAAAGAACAGGAACAAAGACTTTATGAACAAGGACGCCGAGAGTTATTATTAAGGGAAATCACCCAGCGTATCCGTCAGTCCTTAGATCTGCCAACTATTTTTGAAACAGTAGTGCAGGAAATTCGTCAGTTTTTGGAAGCAGATCGGGTAGTTATTTTTCAGTTTTCACCGGACTCTGACTTTTCCATTGGTAATATTGTGGCAGAGTCGGTATTAGCTCCATTCAAACCAATTCTTAATAGTACAATTGAAGAAAACTGTTTCAGTAACAACTATGCCCAAAAGTATCAGCAGGGCAGAATTCAGGTCATTGAGGATATTCACCAATCCCATCTTAAGCAATGCCACATTGACTTTCTTGCCAAGCTACAGGTCAGGGCAAACCTAGTGCTACCACTAATTAATGATGCTATTTTGTGGGGCTTATTGTGTATCCATCAATGTGACGGTTCCAGAGTTTGGGAACAGGCGGAAATTGATTTGCTCAAACAGATTACTAATCAGTTTGAAATTGCCATTCAACAGGCCACTTTGTATGAGCAGGCCCAACAGGAGTTGGCTTCTAAAAATCAACTTTTTGTTCAATTAACCAACGAATTGGAGCAAAAAAAAGTATTACTTAAGGAAATCCACCACCGAGTTAAAAACAATTTGCAAATCATGTCTAGTTTACTTTATTTGCAATTTAGTAAGGCCTCTCCAGCCATCCAGCAATTGAGTGATGAATATCAGAATCGTATTCAATCCATGGCCTTAATTCATGAGCAGTTATACCGGAGCGAGGATTTAGCAAATATTGATTTTAGTCAGTATCTACAAAATTTGACCCGCAATATCTGTCAAAGCTATGGTTTTAGCAGGGATAATATTAATATCAAACTGTTGGTGGACCAAGTTAAAGTTCCCCTCGAACAATCAATTCCTTTGGGGCTAATTATCCAAGAATTGGTTTCCAATGCTCTTAAACACGCCTTTCCCACAGCGGAAGGGGAAATTTCGATTAAATTCGCTTCAATGAACGGTCGCTATAGTTTACAGGTGCGGGACAATGGAGTCGGAATTCCCAGGGGAATAGATCTGGAAAATACAGATAGTTTGGGTATGCAACTCATCTACAGTCTCACTGAACAACTCCAGGGAGAATTGCACTATGAATATGCCGGCGGTGCTCAATTTGGTTTGGAATTTTCCCTTTAG
- a CDS encoding glycosyltransferase family 4 protein: MTPAALIVVFPSMHSQKLVTAMKILVLAWEFPPRIVGGIARHVAELYPELVQQGYEIHLITVATEESPSQEMVDGIYIYRVSVPPSSDFFHWVDNMNRAMEHRGQALFQEQEKFDVIHAHDWLVGDAAINLKHHGKIPLVVTIHATEYGRYNGLYNDTQRYIAGKEGILIYNGWRIIVCSNYMRHELERAFGTPWDKIDVIYNGIRPEKKHRRPDFDYRNFRRKFAEDGEKIVYYVGRMTYEKGISVLLTAAPQVLEALGNQVKFIIIGGGNTDRLKQLAWNLGIWEHCFFTGFMSDEDLDKFQTIADCAVFPSLYEPFGIVALESFAARVPVVVSNTGGLAEVVRHHSTGIVTQTNNPDSLAYGILEILSNPSLAKQLVEAAYKDLGVRFNWSKLAEETAAIYERVVRERQTVEW, from the coding sequence ATGACACCTGCAGCCCTGATCGTCGTCTTCCCCTCCATGCACTCACAAAAATTGGTCACAGCCATGAAAATTCTGGTGCTAGCCTGGGAATTCCCGCCCCGCATTGTCGGTGGTATTGCTCGCCATGTGGCAGAACTCTACCCAGAATTAGTTCAGCAGGGCTATGAGATTCATTTAATTACCGTGGCCACAGAGGAAAGTCCGTCCCAGGAAATGGTGGATGGCATCTACATTTATCGAGTGTCAGTGCCCCCCAGTAGCGACTTTTTCCACTGGGTAGACAACATGAACCGGGCCATGGAGCATAGAGGGCAAGCCCTATTCCAGGAACAGGAAAAATTTGATGTTATCCATGCCCACGATTGGCTGGTGGGGGATGCGGCTATCAACCTTAAGCACCATGGCAAAATTCCCCTGGTGGTGACCATCCACGCCACGGAATACGGCCGCTATAATGGGCTTTACAACGACACCCAGCGCTACATTGCCGGCAAAGAAGGAATTCTGATCTACAACGGTTGGCGGATAATCGTTTGTAGCAACTACATGCGCCATGAACTCGAAAGGGCCTTTGGCACCCCTTGGGACAAAATTGACGTGATCTACAATGGCATCCGTCCGGAAAAAAAGCATCGTCGTCCAGACTTTGATTACCGTAATTTTCGCCGCAAATTTGCCGAAGATGGCGAAAAAATTGTCTACTATGTCGGTCGTATGACCTATGAAAAAGGCATTTCAGTTTTACTAACCGCCGCTCCCCAGGTGTTGGAAGCATTGGGTAATCAGGTCAAATTTATTATCATCGGTGGGGGCAACACCGATCGCCTTAAGCAACTAGCATGGAACCTGGGCATTTGGGAACACTGTTTCTTCACTGGCTTCATGTCCGACGAAGATTTAGACAAATTCCAAACCATTGCAGATTGCGCCGTTTTTCCCAGTTTGTACGAGCCCTTTGGCATTGTGGCCCTAGAGAGCTTTGCCGCCCGGGTGCCAGTGGTGGTGTCCAATACCGGTGGGCTGGCGGAGGTAGTGCGTCACCATAGTACGGGCATTGTCACCCAAACCAATAACCCCGATTCTCTGGCCTATGGAATCCTAGAAATTCTTTCTAATCCCTCCTTAGCCAAGCAGTTAGTGGAAGCCGCTTACAAAGATTTAGGCGTGCGTTTTAACTGGTCTAAGTTAGCAGAAGAGACCGCTGCCATTTACGAACGGGTGGTGCGGGAAAGACAAACAGTAGAGTGGTAA
- a CDS encoding anti-sigma regulatory factor produces the protein MLNINFPHRQSHWQKVSFSSTLYLYPILDLLLNSVPEPLHNEVRLGLQEALVNAATHGNALNPSKSITVEYRQSPQGYCWIITDQGMGFDRPCPCSHVPLDCPSCVTPWFPPDESENGRGLGILMQIFDQVHWNEDGTRLRLSKKINRRLRGAGESVIKRFFSESYRFLSL, from the coding sequence TTGCTGAATATTAATTTTCCCCACAGGCAATCCCATTGGCAAAAAGTTAGTTTTTCTTCGACTCTCTACCTTTATCCCATCCTCGACTTGTTGCTTAATTCCGTGCCTGAGCCCTTGCATAACGAAGTCAGGTTGGGCCTACAGGAAGCTCTGGTCAATGCGGCCACCCACGGCAACGCCCTCAATCCCAGTAAATCAATTACAGTGGAATATCGCCAGTCCCCCCAAGGTTATTGTTGGATTATCACTGACCAGGGTATGGGGTTTGACCGTCCTTGCCCTTGTTCCCATGTGCCCCTTGATTGCCCCAGTTGTGTCACCCCCTGGTTTCCCCCCGATGAGTCGGAGAATGGCCGGGGATTGGGTATTTTGATGCAAATTTTTGACCAAGTCCACTGGAACGAAGATGGTACCCGTCTACGGTTAAGCAAGAAAATTAATCGCCGTCTCCGGGGAGCGGGGGAAAGTGTGATTAAGCGTTTTTTCAGCGAAAGTTATCGTTTTTTGAGTTTGTGA
- the aroQ gene encoding type II 3-dehydroquinate dehydratase, which translates to MSTVWKVLVLHGPNLNLLGQREPGIYGSLTLGEIDACLRQDGANLGVEVTAFQSNGEGELVSAIHSALGKYHGIVFNAAAYTHTSIALRDALAAVSLPCVEVHLSNIHRRESFRHVSHIAPVAIGQICGFGLNSYRLGLRALVDHLNGQADSYSQFK; encoded by the coding sequence ATGTCAACGGTGTGGAAGGTGTTGGTGCTCCATGGCCCGAATTTGAATTTGCTAGGCCAGCGAGAACCGGGTATTTACGGCTCCCTGACCCTAGGAGAAATTGATGCTTGTCTACGGCAAGACGGTGCCAATTTAGGAGTGGAGGTGACTGCTTTCCAGTCCAATGGTGAAGGGGAATTGGTCAGTGCCATCCATAGCGCCCTAGGAAAATACCATGGCATTGTTTTCAATGCAGCGGCCTATACCCATACCAGCATTGCCCTGCGGGATGCTTTGGCCGCGGTGAGCCTTCCCTGTGTAGAAGTACATCTAAGCAACATTCATAGGCGTGAATCATTCCGCCATGTCTCCCACATTGCCCCAGTGGCGATCGGGCAGATCTGTGGTTTTGGCCTCAACAGTTATCGTTTGGGGTTGAGGGCCTTGGTAGACCATCTTAACGGTCAGGCTGATAGTTATAGCCAATTCAAATAA
- a CDS encoding response regulator transcription factor, with the protein MATKVLIVEDERLVAQHIAQLLKNNGYEVCAIASQGDGALKKIAELYPDLVLLDIRIKGEIDGVEVAERIKSLYSIPIVYLTAFSDGETLERAQKTNPQGYVIKPFRREQLLSTVAIAIANHQKQEKSAATSLPMSANHYRLQPTLDYIQNHLDQGITVEFLAGAIGMSTAYFCRFFQKEIGCSPYQFIIQQRVERAKELLLERHLPISEVALRCGFSSHSQLNHHFRNLLGITPKEYRSR; encoded by the coding sequence ATGGCGACTAAAGTACTAATTGTAGAGGATGAGAGGCTAGTGGCCCAGCACATTGCCCAGCTACTCAAAAACAATGGTTATGAGGTTTGTGCGATCGCCAGTCAGGGGGATGGGGCCCTGAAAAAAATTGCAGAACTCTATCCTGATCTGGTGCTGTTGGATATTCGCATCAAAGGGGAAATCGATGGGGTGGAAGTGGCTGAGCGAATTAAATCCCTCTATTCGATCCCGATTGTTTACCTCACAGCTTTTTCCGATGGGGAGACCTTGGAAAGAGCCCAGAAAACCAATCCCCAGGGCTATGTGATCAAACCTTTTCGGCGAGAGCAGTTACTATCCACCGTGGCGATCGCCATAGCGAACCATCAAAAACAGGAAAAATCGGCAGCAACTTCTCTGCCCATGTCCGCCAACCATTACCGCCTGCAACCCACCCTAGACTATATCCAAAACCATTTAGACCAGGGCATCACCGTTGAGTTTCTAGCCGGGGCGATCGGCATGAGCACCGCTTACTTTTGTCGCTTTTTTCAAAAAGAAATTGGTTGTTCCCCTTACCAATTCATCATTCAACAGCGGGTAGAGCGGGCAAAAGAACTACTACTGGAAAGACATTTACCCATCAGTGAAGTAGCTTTGAGGTGTGGTTTTAGCTCCCACAGTCAACTCAATCACCATTTCCGCAATTTACTGGGTATTACCCCAAAGGAGTATCGCAGTCGTTAG
- a CDS encoding triacylglycerol lipase, translated as MPEVCNRHPVVLVHGIYDTRAKFGPMVDFLTREGWSVHCLDLVPNDGSASLALLAEQVKQYIDGQFGTQQPVDLIGFSMGGLVTRYYLQRLGGVERIKRYITISAPNQGTLLGYSLPYRGVREMAWQSEFLQDLNQDYCQLLGSLQVTVIWTPFDLMILPPSSSRLEIGREVILPVLVHAWMVSDSRCLEEVASALAKPLAELEDRSI; from the coding sequence GTGCCAGAAGTTTGTAACCGTCATCCCGTTGTTTTAGTCCATGGCATTTACGATACTAGGGCCAAGTTTGGGCCAATGGTCGATTTTTTAACCAGGGAGGGCTGGTCGGTTCACTGCTTAGATCTAGTGCCCAATGATGGCAGTGCTTCCCTAGCATTGTTGGCAGAGCAAGTGAAGCAATATATTGATGGACAATTTGGGACCCAGCAACCGGTGGATTTAATTGGCTTTAGCATGGGTGGTTTAGTAACCCGTTATTATTTGCAACGGCTGGGGGGAGTAGAACGAATCAAGCGTTACATCACCATTTCTGCTCCAAACCAAGGTACTCTCCTGGGTTATAGTTTGCCCTATCGGGGAGTGAGGGAAATGGCCTGGCAGAGTGAATTTTTACAGGATTTAAACCAGGACTATTGTCAGTTACTAGGGTCGCTCCAGGTAACGGTGATTTGGACTCCCTTCGACCTGATGATCTTGCCCCCGAGCAGTTCCCGTCTGGAAATAGGCAGAGAAGTTATTCTGCCTGTGCTGGTCCATGCTTGGATGGTGTCGGACAGCCGTTGTTTAGAGGAAGTGGCCTCAGCCCTAGCTAAACCCCTGGCTGAACTGGAAGATCGGTCAATTTAA
- a CDS encoding response regulator, whose amino-acid sequence MTTLITKQVPSQFLQTLIAENATGRLMVHNPMDELVTWQVYLGKGKINFANSGVGSIQRVQYLLGNYLNKNKISLPPQITDDYKYICELWKKEVFSFQQTRSILTQFTQEALVQFLALPSAECSFNQDDSLKDLFLNLDLDKTIQSVEHKIRYWGELHPHISSPFQRPLVENWQEIKAMLNLSHRRSEQWCEQLLDGLKNLSCLYELARKTNSSALELALFLHPQIKSGEIKMLAYQELSVDNYNLPVVISVNNRPSVQEVVRQTLGQRGFKVVCIDDPCHALAAAISHNPQLILIDAEMPEISGYELCRLLRKSSAVRETPIILLNQNDGVMEQIQGRLAKASGQINKQFLSQQLLQVRKDYLNSPPALCL is encoded by the coding sequence ATGACCACCCTTATCACCAAGCAAGTCCCTAGTCAGTTTTTACAAACTTTAATTGCTGAGAATGCCACTGGTAGATTAATGGTGCACAACCCCATGGACGAGCTGGTCACCTGGCAGGTCTATCTTGGTAAGGGGAAAATTAACTTTGCCAACAGCGGTGTGGGCAGTATCCAAAGGGTTCAATATCTGCTGGGTAACTATCTCAACAAAAATAAAATTAGTCTGCCCCCGCAAATTACCGACGATTACAAATATATTTGTGAATTGTGGAAAAAAGAGGTGTTTTCCTTTCAGCAGACCCGTTCCATCCTTACCCAATTTACCCAGGAAGCATTAGTTCAGTTTTTAGCGCTTCCCAGCGCTGAATGCTCCTTTAATCAAGACGATAGTCTCAAGGATCTATTCCTCAACCTCGATCTCGATAAAACTATCCAATCCGTGGAGCACAAGATTCGGTACTGGGGAGAATTGCATCCCCACATCAGTTCCCCTTTCCAACGCCCCCTAGTGGAAAATTGGCAGGAAATAAAAGCAATGCTCAATTTAAGCCATCGCCGCAGTGAGCAATGGTGTGAGCAATTATTGGATGGGCTAAAAAATCTGTCTTGTTTATACGAATTGGCCCGTAAAACCAATAGCAGTGCTTTAGAACTAGCCTTATTTTTACATCCGCAAATCAAGTCGGGGGAAATTAAAATGTTGGCCTATCAGGAATTGTCTGTCGATAATTACAATCTGCCGGTGGTTATTTCCGTTAACAACCGTCCATCTGTACAAGAAGTTGTCCGGCAAACCTTAGGACAGCGGGGCTTTAAGGTGGTTTGCATTGACGATCCTTGCCATGCCCTGGCGGCGGCCATTAGCCACAATCCCCAGCTAATTTTAATTGACGCGGAAATGCCAGAAATTAGTGGTTATGAGCTTTGTCGTTTACTGCGTAAATCCTCCGCCGTGAGGGAAACACCAATTATTTTACTCAATCAAAACGATGGGGTAATGGAGCAAATCCAAGGCCGTTTAGCTAAGGCATCTGGGCAGATTAATAAACAGTTTTTGTCCCAACAGTTACTCCAGGTGCGGAAGGATTATTTAAACTCTCCCCCTGCCCTTTGTCTCTAG
- the mgtE gene encoding magnesium transporter, whose protein sequence is MTEVTTTVRLNPDREELQGLVRAQIETLLETSQFDAAKTILTPVQPADIADVIESLPSRLQVLAFRLLSKNEAIDVYEHLAPPVQESLLEDFKHPDVLEIFNQMSPDDRVRLLDELPAKVVRQLFKHLSNEERTATSLLLGYKPETAGRIMTTEYVSLKEDYTASQALDRIRHIATSFETIYVLYVTDESRRLTGTLSLRNLVMAKPEEYIGQIMVPDVVSVHTNTDQEEVARTIQHYDFLAVPVVDSEQRLVGIVTVDDVIDILEEEATEDIYTAGGVQSQGDDYFKSSLMTVARKRVVWLFILLLTNTLTSQVIHSQEDVLQKTIALAAFIPLLIDAGGNVGAQSSTVVIRGLNTEDVRLTQVLPVIAREGGAGALLGLMLGIVVTIWAYFLQGDWLVAITVGSSLFIISLLAAFAGGGLPFLFKSMKLDPALMSAPFITTAVDVLGVAIYLLIARSLLGI, encoded by the coding sequence ATGACAGAGGTCACTACGACTGTTCGACTAAATCCTGACCGAGAGGAACTACAAGGATTAGTGCGGGCTCAGATTGAAACTCTGCTAGAAACCTCCCAATTCGATGCTGCTAAAACTATTCTTACCCCTGTGCAACCGGCGGATATTGCCGATGTGATCGAGTCTCTCCCCAGTCGTCTACAGGTGTTAGCATTTCGTTTACTTTCCAAAAATGAGGCGATCGATGTTTATGAGCATTTAGCTCCACCAGTGCAGGAATCCTTGCTGGAAGACTTCAAGCATCCTGATGTACTGGAAATTTTCAACCAGATGTCCCCCGATGACCGGGTCAGGCTATTGGATGAACTCCCTGCCAAAGTGGTGCGACAACTGTTTAAACACCTCAGCAACGAAGAACGGACCGCAACATCTCTACTGTTGGGCTATAAACCGGAAACCGCTGGCCGGATTATGACCACAGAATACGTTTCTCTCAAGGAGGATTACACTGCCAGCCAAGCCCTAGACCGCATCCGCCACATTGCCACCAGCTTTGAAACCATTTACGTTCTTTACGTCACTGATGAGTCCCGGCGCCTCACGGGAACCCTTTCCCTGCGTAACTTGGTCATGGCCAAGCCCGAGGAATATATTGGACAAATTATGGTGCCCGATGTGGTTTCCGTCCACACCAATACAGACCAGGAGGAAGTGGCCCGGACTATCCAGCACTACGATTTTTTGGCGGTGCCCGTGGTGGATTCAGAACAGAGATTGGTGGGCATTGTCACCGTGGACGATGTGATTGATATTTTGGAGGAGGAAGCCACCGAAGATATTTACACCGCCGGGGGGGTACAGTCCCAGGGGGATGACTATTTTAAAAGTAGTTTGATGACGGTGGCTCGCAAGCGGGTGGTATGGCTATTCATTCTCTTGCTCACTAATACCCTCACCAGTCAAGTAATTCATTCTCAGGAAGATGTGTTGCAAAAAACCATCGCCTTGGCTGCTTTCATTCCTTTGTTGATCGATGCAGGGGGCAATGTGGGGGCTCAGTCTTCCACCGTGGTGATCCGGGGTTTGAATACGGAGGATGTGCGACTCACCCAGGTCTTACCAGTTATTGCTAGGGAAGGAGGAGCCGGGGCTTTATTAGGATTGATGCTGGGGATTGTGGTGACGATTTGGGCTTATTTTCTCCAGGGGGATTGGTTAGTGGCCATCACTGTGGGCAGTAGCCTGTTCATCATTTCCCTTTTGGCGGCCTTTGCAGGGGGAGGTTTGCCGTTTTTGTTTAAGTCGATGAAGTTAGATCCGGCCTTGATGTCTGCTCCTTTTATCACTACGGCGGTGGATGTGTTGGGGGTAGCTATTTATCTACTCATTGCGCGGTCTTTATTAGGTATTTGA